Proteins found in one Odocoileus virginianus isolate 20LAN1187 ecotype Illinois unplaced genomic scaffold, Ovbor_1.2 Unplaced_Contig_23, whole genome shotgun sequence genomic segment:
- the LOC110131728 gene encoding protein yippee-like 5, translated as MGRIFLDHIGGTRLFSCANCDTILTNRSELISTRFTGATGRAFLFNKVVNLQYSEVQDRVMLTGRHMVRDVSCKNCNSKLGWIYEFATEDSQRYKEGRVILERALVRESEGFEEHVPSDNS; from the coding sequence ATGGGCAGGATTTTCCTTGATCATATCGGTGGTACCCGTCTGTTTTCCTGTGCAAACTGCGATACGATCCTGACCAACCGTTCGGAACTCATCTCCACTCGATTCACAGGCGCCACTGGCAGagcatttctttttaacaagGTAGTTAACCTACAGTATAGTGAAGTTCAAGATCGGGTCATGCTCACTGGCCGCCACATGGTTCGAGACGTGAGCTGCAAAAACTGCAATAGCAAACTGGGATGGATCTATGAGTTTGCCACTGAAGACAGCCAGCGTTATAAGGAAGGTCGTGTGATCCTGGAACGCGCTCTAGTTCGAGAAAGTGAGGGCTTTGAGGAGCATGTACCATCTGATAACtcttga